In a single window of the Cydia pomonella isolate Wapato2018A chromosome 2, ilCydPomo1, whole genome shotgun sequence genome:
- the LOC133515608 gene encoding uncharacterized protein LOC133515608, with protein sequence MHYEDCINQLEKRETDLSSLMLEQTQIISSTVKTFNESILKITYDELIINENIERLNNYLNSSQSLLFSLKASQDVSAISLQILESVVNLENEINECLTSILFAKSNTIHPSIITLEKLYKELLLSNHIRTNKHLVSTVSPQNIHTILESSSLSAYVYSDKLVYILTFPLIQNDPLDLYHVYSIPIKHPNSSLHTTILPEHVFLAANPSGQTYVSTSSLETCKTYASEKQVCTGLVAYDATARPLCELQILHSISKSLPKICTTSTFEADINTFQYIENNKWLYILSGETNCVLQCTKEVTHHKIQGAGILSLQKNCKLHTGYSTLSASQDSEENITYPIIVPDIRTDDCFEEYRDIAKPDLMPIKINELPLDSLKQIKNHIDKYGEEIKKIKSTTFAQRNTTTFSWVYFTLGLIMLAYLVFKICKRCPNGLLLRRRTPNSPNRDSNGCIQIFNNCFANSSRQQRTHVAIPMSTISTSCVTEDEDEDIEPQHSQPISPVSIVPATSKRSGANAQSLF encoded by the coding sequence ATGCATTATGAAGATTGTATTAACCAACTCGAAAAACGTGAAACCGATCTTTCATCACTTATGCTCGAACAAACTCAAATAATTTCTTCGACTGTCAAAACCTTCAACGAATCAATTCTCAAAATCACTTATGATGAGTTAATCATTAACGAAAATATCGAACGCTTAAATAATTACCTTAACTCTTCTCAATCACTTCTGTTTAGTTTAAAAGCCAGCCAAGATGTGTCAGCTATTTCCCTTCAAATTTTAGAGTCAGTAGTAAACCTTGAAAACGAAATCAACGAATGCCTAACTAGTATCCTCTTTGCAAAGTCCAATACAATCCATCCGTCAATTATAACCTTGGAAAAACTTTATAAAGAACTCCTCTTATCGAATCATATTCGCACGAATAAACATCTAGTTTCCACCGTTAGCCCACAAAATATACACACAATCTTAGAATCTTCCTCTCTATCAGCATATGTATATTCAGATAAACttgtatatatacttacattccCTTTAATTCAGAATGATCCTCTCGACTTATACCATGTATACTCCATCCCTATAAAACATCCGAATTCCTCTCTTCATACCACTATCCTCCCTGAGCACGTGTTCCTGGCTGCGAACCCCAGCGGCCAAACCTACGTGTCGACAAGCAGTTTAGAAACCTGCAAAACATACGCCAGCGAAAAACAAGTCTGCACCGGTCTCGTCGCCTACGACGCTACAGCTCGTCCCCTGTGTGAACTACAAATTCTCCACAGCATCTCCAAATCCCTTCCGAAAATCTGCACTACTTCAACCTTCGAAGCCGACATCAACACTTTTCAATACATCGAGAACAACAAGTGGCTATACATACTGTCTGGCGAAACCAACTGCGTCCTACAATGCACTAAAGAAGTAACACATCACAAGATACAGGGCGCAGGCATCCTATCATTACAGAAAAACTGTAAACTCCACACTGGATACAGCACGCTATCAGCATCACAAGACTCCGAAGAAAATATAACTTACCCTATAATCGTACCCGACATAAGAACTGACGACTGTTTCGAAGAATACAGGGACATCGCGAAACCTGACCTGATgccaattaaaattaatgaattgCCACTAGATTCCTTGAAACAAATCAAAAAccatatagataaatacggagaagaaatcaagaaaataaaatccaCAACATTCGCCCAAAGGAACACCACTACCTTCTCTTGGGTTTATTTTACACTTGGCCTAATAATGTTAGCCTaccttgtatttaaaatttgcaAACGCTGCCCCAATGGACTTCTACTACGCCGCCGAACACCAAATTCTCCAAATCGCGATTCCAACGGATGCATCCAGATCTTCAATAACTGCTTCGCAAATTCATCTCGACAACAGAGAACCCACGTCGCAATTCCCATGTCTACAATCTCAACTAGCTGCGTCACAGAAGATGAAGACGAAGACATCGAGCCTCAGCATTCTCAGCCAATCTCACCCGTTTCCATTGTTCCTGCGACTTCTAAAAGATCAGGCGCTAACGCCCAATCTTTATTCTAA
- the LOC133515607 gene encoding uncharacterized protein LOC133515607: protein MSPITETMAAQAAIKDTIKLETTSPTTSNEANSETIPLNTLLRLIPDFDTAQPAQVYRFVRSCDSAFELANASQQPVILTYTLNRISGQNSSDIFAKRYQSWSELKTFLIQKFSQTKTLTHLNLELQSLFQKPNESVTDYFHRVDLCRNKILDKLTAEVSDASLIGRKTSTEETALSIFVNGVSSNLGSMLRTKGFTTLSEAGTFAIQEEKIQNMNHARQVLFRTPAYSSTIRRPTPPINQTQSSLSTAQPNTFRPTKTCNYCKKPGHLISECRKRAYNNNIKNHNIERPTNAPLRINNLNLQAAEETGFHSGTASIYCPNTPMTSSRQNTAPELYETMQNLQLQ, encoded by the coding sequence atGTCCCCAATCACTGAAACTATGGCCGCGCAAGCAGCAATTAAAGATACAATCAAACTAGAGACAACATCACCCACTACATCAAATGAGGCCAATTCGGAAACAATACCTTTAAACACACTCCTCCGGTTAATACCGGATTTCGACACAGCACAACCCGCGCAAGTTTATAGGTTCGTTCGCTCATGCGACTCCGCTTTTGAATTGGCAAACGCATCTCAACAACCAGTGATCCTCACATATACGTTAAATAGAATTTCTGGGCAGAATTCGTCAGATATATTTGCAAAAAGGTACCAAAGTTGGTCAGAGCTGAAAACATTCCTAATTCAAAAATTCTCACAAACGAAAACGTTGACACATCTTAACTTAGAGCTTCAATCATTATTCCAAAAACCGAATGAATCGGTCACCGATTACTTTCATAGAGTTGACTTATGCCGTAATAAAATCCTCGACAAATTAACCGCCGAAGTTTCTGACGCATCATTGATCGGCCGGAAGACCAGCACTGAGGAAACCGccttaagcatatttgtaaatGGTGTGAGCTCTAATCTGGGTTCGATGCTGAGGACAAAAGGTTTCACCACCTTGTCCGAGGCTGGTACATTCGCGATTCAAGAAGAAAAGATTCAAAACATGAATCACGCACGTCAGGTCCTATTTAGAACCCCAGCTTATAGTAGCACCATTCGTAGGCCAACGCCACCGATTAATCAGACTCAATCTTCACTTTCAACCGCACAACCAAACACATTTAGGCCAACAAAAACGTGTAATTATTGCAAAAAACCCGGTCACCTGATTTCTGAATGCAGAAAGAGagcttacaataataatataaaaaatcataatatagAACGCCCTACTAATGCCCCTCTTCGCATCAATAATTTAAACTTACAAGCGGCCGAGGAAACGGGCTTTCACTCGGGAACCGCTTCGATATATTGCCCGAATACCCCGATGACTTCATCAAGACAAAACACAGCCCCGGAACTTTACGAAACCATGCAGAACCTACAACTACAATAG